The following are encoded together in the Bradymonas sediminis genome:
- a CDS encoding cyclic nucleotide-binding domain-containing protein, whose protein sequence is MERTQSGSISSDSGVGPTNLLDGHNGEDFSATLLEMLDDAIDKDANLRAALMLLEYFHPDTCLPDESALMAERAAKVLANVGRQGGAARLWEMVASYWTETGQPTRAITALIQRRALGGSSEELLAAFCASYHVRSERLDPGARVRALMEPDVRVDAARIEANCAEVNAQEAATAAQEQVFNELLARALSAQGALLDAQATAASLPPLSLLSLLPANTLRRVIELMTIREVSRGEDVLTQGQRPAGLYWTIAQGFCIEERPNAAGNEKPTRARVPAGTLLGLSSFGPLAQAASFTVTSCVQADVLCLSEDGIDALEQEFGDFYNRLTTLRRHALSEGFLETHPLFEQAEPAQRADLMRRFCGVRVNAGEVLIEQGEASAGIFLVLDGQVDVVRSARGQERTLDTLGAGEVFGAVSVVSNRNPMANFVMATAGHLLFLSTAKFSEAAAQIPGIAKYAVMLANQRIQDLETQLDEPEITEVEGA, encoded by the coding sequence ATGGAACGCACCCAGTCTGGCAGTATTAGTAGTGATTCGGGCGTGGGACCTACGAATCTTCTCGACGGACACAACGGCGAGGATTTCAGCGCCACGCTCCTTGAGATGCTCGATGACGCCATCGACAAGGACGCGAATCTGCGCGCGGCGTTGATGCTCCTGGAATATTTCCATCCGGACACCTGCCTCCCCGACGAGAGCGCGTTGATGGCGGAGCGGGCGGCCAAGGTTCTGGCCAATGTCGGGCGCCAGGGCGGAGCCGCGCGGCTCTGGGAGATGGTGGCCAGCTATTGGACCGAGACCGGCCAGCCCACCCGCGCGATCACCGCGCTGATTCAACGCCGCGCCCTGGGCGGCTCCAGTGAGGAGCTGCTCGCCGCGTTTTGCGCCAGCTATCATGTCCGCAGCGAGCGACTGGATCCGGGCGCGCGCGTTCGCGCGCTGATGGAGCCTGACGTCCGCGTGGATGCCGCGCGGATCGAGGCGAATTGCGCAGAAGTGAACGCGCAGGAAGCTGCAACGGCGGCGCAGGAGCAAGTGTTTAACGAGTTGCTCGCCCGCGCGCTCAGCGCGCAGGGGGCTTTGCTTGATGCGCAGGCGACGGCCGCGAGTCTTCCGCCCCTGTCGCTGCTGAGCTTGCTCCCCGCGAATACGCTACGTCGAGTCATTGAACTCATGACGATACGCGAGGTTTCGCGCGGTGAAGACGTGCTCACGCAGGGCCAACGCCCCGCGGGCTTGTATTGGACGATTGCTCAGGGGTTTTGCATCGAAGAGCGCCCCAATGCGGCGGGCAACGAAAAGCCCACTCGCGCTCGGGTGCCCGCCGGGACGCTGCTTGGGCTGAGCTCCTTTGGCCCCTTGGCCCAGGCCGCAAGTTTCACGGTGACGAGCTGCGTTCAGGCGGACGTCTTATGCCTCAGCGAGGATGGCATCGACGCGCTTGAGCAGGAATTCGGCGATTTTTACAATCGCCTCACGACCCTCCGCCGCCACGCGTTGAGCGAGGGGTTCCTGGAGACGCACCCACTTTTTGAGCAGGCAGAGCCTGCCCAGCGCGCGGACTTAATGCGTAGGTTTTGCGGTGTTCGTGTCAACGCCGGCGAAGTCCTCATCGAGCAGGGCGAGGCGAGCGCGGGGATTTTCCTGGTGCTCGACGGTCAGGTCGATGTGGTCCGCAGCGCGCGCGGCCAGGAGCGCACGCTCGACACCCTGGGCGCGGGCGAGGTGTTTGGTGCCGTGAGTGTCGTATCCAATCGCAACCCCATGGCCAATTTCGTCATGGCGACCGCCGGCCACCTATTATTCCTCTCCACCGCCAAGTTTAGCGAGGCGGCAGCGCAGATTCCGGGCATCGCAAAATACGCCGTGATGCTCGCCAATCAGCGCATCCAGGATTTGGAGACGCAGCTCGATGAGCCGGAAATCACCGAGGTGGAAGGCGCATAG